From the genome of Spinacia oleracea cultivar Varoflay chromosome 2, BTI_SOV_V1, whole genome shotgun sequence, one region includes:
- the LOC110791993 gene encoding ribosome biogenesis protein WDR12 homolog, producing the protein MDMETDESVKRVQVRFVTQLDQKFKVPPSTIALPSDLTRLGLSSVVNNLLKAVVSDWEPEPFDFLIDGELVRMSLEEFLVAKGISAEKVLEIEYIKAIVPRQHEDPFLHDDWVSAIDGSNPGFVFTGCYDGVGRIWKGAETCTHMLQGHSDALTSLCIINGKGSEDGNNISVATASKDRTLRLWQFDAEGAMKHPATVTASKVLRGHSAAVECVSSQKSGNMVCSGSWDSTINLWKASLSEADGDLASIKKRKTSGAVNESQSEGEAVSTLVGHTNCVSSVIWPLDETIYSASWDHSIRIWDAETGSATWTMFCGKVLNCIDVGGESSALVSAGGSDGTLRIWDPRRPGTLAPVYQFSSHTNWISACKWHKKSWFHLVSSSYDGKVMLWDLRTAWPLSVIDSHSDKVLCVDWWKGDSVVSGGADSKMCIASGISVK; encoded by the exons ATGGATATGGAGACTGACGAATCCGTAAAGAGGGTCCAAGTTCGCTTCGTAACTCAACTTGACcaaaaattcaaagttcctccttccaCCATTGCTCTTCCTTCTGACCTCACTCGCCTCGGCCTCTCTTCCGTCGTCAACAATCTCCTCAAAGCTG TTGTTTCTGATTGGGAGCCGGAACCCTTCGATTTTTTAATCGATGGCGAGCTGGTTCGAATGTCGCTCGAAGAGTTTCTTGTTGCCAAGGGAATTTCTGCG GAAAAAGTTTTGGAAATAGAATACATTAAGGCCATTGTCCCACGCCAACACGAAGACCCATTCTTACATGATGACTGGGTCAGTGCGATTGATGGCTCCAATCCTGG ATTTGTTTTCACAGGATGTTACGACGGTGTTGGAAG GATATGGAAGGGTGCTGAGACATGTACACATATGCTACAGGGACATAGTGATGCCCTGACTTCCCTTTGTATCATCAATGGAAAGG GTTCAGAGGATGGGAACAACATCAGTGTGGCTACTGCTTCGAAGGATCGGACACTAAGGCTTTGGCAG TTTGATGCAGAGGGTGCCATGAAACATCCTGCAACAGTTACTGCATCTAAAGTTTTACGAGGGCATAGCGCAGCCGTTGAATGTGTCTCATCCCAGAAATCTGGAAATATG GTGTGTTCTGGTTCCTGGGACTCTACTATTAATCTGTGGAAGGCAAGCCTCTCTGAAGCTGATGGCGATCTTGCTTCTATTAAAAAGAGAAAAACAAGCGGAGCTGTTAATGAGTCCCAATCAGAG GGTGAAGCTGTATCTACGCTTGTGGGACACACTAATTGTGTATCTTCTGTTATTTGGCCACTTGATGAAACTATATATTCGGCTTCCTGGGACCACTCAATTCGAATTTGGGATGCTGAAACAGGGAGCGCAACATGGACCATG TTCTGTGGCAAGGTTCTTAACTGTATTGATGTTGGAGGAGAGAGCTCAGCTCTAGTATCAGCTGGTGGTTCTGATGGCACATTAAGGATATGGGATCCTCGCAGACCAG GAACATTGGCTCCTGTATACCAGTTTTCATCACATACAAATTGGATATCTGCTTGCAAATGGCACAAAAAATCTTGGTTTCATTTAGTTTCCTCGTCATATGATGGGAAAGTAATGCTATGGGATCTGAGGACAGCG TGGCCTCTATCCGTGATTGACTCACACAGTGATAAG GTGTTATGCGTTGATTGGTGGAAAGGCGATAGTGTTGTCAGTGGGGGAGCAGATTCAAAGATGTGTATTGCTTCTGGAATCTCAGTGAAGTGA